In Chromatiales bacterium, the genomic stretch CCAGTCCCGCCAGGATTTTCCGCGACGACTCGCGGAGGCTGTTGTAGAGGTCCGCAGCAACGGCAAATTCCGCACGGCGGCTCTCGTCGAACATCTGTCCGGTGGCGAGGTTGCGGATGTCGTTCAGCGTCAGGCCCAGCTCTGCTTCCGGCTGGTTGCGCAGCGCCTCGGGCAACGATTGAACCACCCGTGCAGTGATGAGGGAATCGCTGAAAGCCGCCCACATCAGCAGCAGCGCGATCCCCGGAAGCACGGCGCCGAGTGCCGCATAGTAGCCGTAGTACCTGGGCAAGGAATGCAGACTGCGTATGCCGCCGGCCGGCCGGGCCAGCGACAGCGCCCGCTGCCGCCCGAGAAAGAAGGCAGCGAGCACCATCGCGGCAAGAATCAGCAGCAGCGTTGGCAGACGCACCGCAAACTACCTGGGCAACGGCATGGCAACCAGCTTGCTGACCTGCCCGACAACCGACTTGTATTCTGCGGGCGACAGCGGCACGAGGCCGCGATCGGCGAGATAGCCCTCCTCGCCCATCGCTTTCAGGCTGGTAAATTCCCTCAGGTACTCAGCGATGCCAGGTATCGAACCGATGTGTGCCTTCTTGACGTAAAAGAACAGTGGCCGCGATACAGGATAGGTGCCGCTTGCGATGTTCTCGAAGGTCGGCGCCACACCATCAACCAGGGAGCCCTTCACCGAGTCGGAATTCTGCTCGAGAAAGCTGTAACCGAAAATTCCAACCGCATTCCTGTTCGCCTTCAGCTTCTGCACGATCAGGTTGTCGTTCTCACCGGCCTCGATGAAACGGCCATCCTCACGCATGGTGTGGCAGATCTGCTTGAAGCGGTTCTCGTCCTGCTCCTTGATGGCCTTGATCCACGGGAAGGACTTGCAACCACCTTCCATGGCCAGTTCCACGAAGGCATCACGCGTACCGGAGGTCGGTGGCGGACCAAGAACCTCGATGACCTCGGCCGGAAGCTGCGGGTTAAGGTCCTTCCACGTCTTGTAGGGGTTCGCAACGAGCGTCTGCTTGCCCTTGGGGTCTGGAACCTGTTTGGCGAGGGCGAGCCAGATATCGCGCATGGTGAGATTCAGGCCGGGTGCGGCCACCGACTCGGCGAGCACGATGCCGTCATAACCGATCTTGACCTCGATCACGTCCTTCACGCCATGGGCGACGCAATCCTTCAGTTCGGCCGGCTTGATGGCTCGCGAACTGTTGGCGATATCCGGATACTGCACGCCGACACCGCCGCAGAACAGCTTGATACCGCCGCCGGAACCGGTGGACTCGACCTTGGGGGTCTTGTACTTGCCGGTACCACCGAAGCGCTCGGCAACGACCGTCGCGAACGGATAAACGGTGGACGAGCCGACGATGCTGATATAGCTGCGCGCCGCCTGCGACCAGGCCACCCCTGGTGCCGTTGCGGTTATTGCCCCGCTGACCAGCAGAGTCAGGGCTTTGAGTGATCGTTTCATGCGGACCTCCGGGGTCATTGCGAACTCTTGACCTGATGGAGTCTATGCAGCAATTGTTGCGGCTTTATTTCAGGTGCCAGCCGTACGGTCGGCCCTGGCTGCATCCAGCTCCTGGCGCACCACTTCACGCTCCGTATGACGGATATCCCGGCCGTGCACCAGGTAAACCACATACTCGCCGATATTCTTGGCGTGATCGCCGATACGCTCAAGGGCACGGGCTGCCCAGGTCACATCCATGAACCTCCGGATGGTTCTCGGGTCTTCCATCATCAGGGCGATGCACTGCCGGGTGATCTGGTCGTACTCCTCGTCGACCAGCTTGTCTTCTTCGATGACCGCCAGCGCATCGTCGACATCCATGCGCGAGAACGCATCCAGGGCGTCGTGGAGCATGGTCTGTACGTGTTCGCCAAGCGCCTTCAGCTCGCTGTACGGGGCATAGAGTTCACGATCCGCAGCCAGATGCGAGGCCAGGTAGCCGATCTTCGAGGCCTCATCGCCGACGCGCTCCAGATCGGTGATGATCTTGATCACCGTGACGATCAGCCGCAGATCCGCAGCCGCCGGCATGCGCGTTGCCAGCAACTTGCTGCACTCTTCGTCGATGGACACTTCGAGCCGGTTGATCTTGAAGTCGTCACCGGAAACCCGCAGGCCCATCTCGCTGTCGCCGGAGGTGATCGCCTCCACGGCAGTATCCAGATGCTGCTCGACCAGCCCGCCCATGCGCAGCACCTCGCTGCGCAGATGCTCCAGTTCCGCATTGAAACGACGTGAAATATGATGACTGAAACTTTCGGATTCCATGGCTTTGCTCCTGCGCGTGGGCGCGGCTGCTGAGACTATCAGGACAGCGCGAGCCGGTCCCGGGGAAAGTGACAGATGAAGCTGCTGCCCTGACCAAGCCGGCTGCGGATCTCCAGTTCCGCATCGTGCCTGCGCAGCGCGTACTTGACGATCGACAGGCCAAGACCGGTGCCGCCACTCTGCCGTGCGCGGCCTCCGTCGGCCCGGTAAAATCGCTCGGTAACCCGCGGAATATCCGCCTCGGACATGCCGATACCGGTGTCCACGACAGCCAGGTGGCCGCCCTCGCGATCGACATTCCAGCTGATGGTAATCCTGCCCTCCGCCGGCGTGTAGCGCACCGCATTGGCCACCAGGTTCGACACCACGGACTGAAGCTCGGACTCCTCGCCAAGGACATTGACGGCACTGTTGAGCTGCACGTCGATCTGTCCGCAAAAGCCCGGCAGACTTTGCGCATCGCGCCGGGCCAGCTCGATCAGCCCGGACACACTCACCACCCGGTCCCTGGCCACCGATTGCCCGGATTCGAGCTTCGACAGCTGCAACAGGTCCTCGACCAGCCGGAACATGCGCTGCACCTGCTCCTGCATTACCCGTACCGGCTGCCGCCAGGCAGAGGGCTTCTCCGGGTCATCACCCAGCGCATCAAGGTAGCCCATTATCACGGTCAGCGGGGTACGCAGCTCATGCGATGCGTTGGCAACGAAATCCCGCCGCACGCGCTCGATCCTCACCCGCTGACTGATATCCCGGATCAGCAACAAGGTCTGGTTGGGCCCATAGGGAATCAAACGGCAGGACAACCAGGTATCGCCACCCGCCGGCGCGGGAATCTCCACGACCGGGCGCTCGGCAGGACTGCGCAGGTAGGCGATGAAATCCGGGTGCCGCAGCAGGTTCTCGATGCGCTGGCCACGATCCCCGCGCGCCTTGAGACCCAGCAACTGCCTCGCGGCCGAGTTGTAGTTCAGGATTTCATGCTGTGCGTTGAGTATCACACCACCGTCGGGAAACGCCTCTGTGGAGGCCCTCAACTCCTTGACCAGCCGGCGGAACCGCTTGCCACGCCGCTTTGCCTTGGTCTTGATGAACTGGATCCTGGCAAAAACCGGCGGCCAGGCCCCTTCGCCGTCAGGAATATCGGCTATCGAACCGGTCGCCAGCCAGCGCTCCAGCCGATAGAGGTTGTAGAGATGCCAGCCCAGGGCGGCGAGTGCCACGATCAGCATGCCCAGCACCGGACTGTCGTAGATCAGACCGATCAGAGCACCGGCGAGCAGCGCAAAGCCCAGCCGGAAGAGCGTCCAGGTCCAGATTCTGGGCATCAGCAGACCGAAAAACGGTAACCGGCACCACGGACAGTCTGCACGTAATGGTCTGCAGCAAAGTCCTCGAGTACCTGGCGAAGGCGACGGATGTGCACGTCGACCGTACGTTCCTCGACATAAACGTTCTGGCCCCAGACATTGTCGAGCACCTGCGTGCGGCTGTAGACGCGATCGGGATTTTCCATCAGGAATTTCAGCAAGCGGTATTCGGTCGGCCCGAGGCCGATCTCGCGCTCGCCCGCATACACGCGATGGCTGACCGGATCCAGGCGCAGCTCACCGGCCACCAGCGGCTCATCCGCCGCCGGTGCCGAACGGCGCAGCACGGCATTGACCCGTGACAGGAGTTCGCGTGGTGAAAACGGCTTGGTGATGTAATCGTCGGCGCCGCTGTCGAGCCCGAGCACACGGTCGCGCTCGTCGGCCCGGGCCGTCAACATGATGATCGGAATATCCCGGTTGGCCGGTTCACGCCGCAGGGTGCGGGTCAGCTCAAGGCCGCTCGAGTCAGGCAGCATCCAGTCCACGAGGAGCAGGTCCGGACGCAAATCCGCAATCTGCCTGCGGGCGCTCGCCGAATCGCCAGCTTCATCGACTTCAAATCCGGCACGCGTCAGGTTGAACGCGATCATCTGCCGGATCGGCAGTTCGTCCTCGACCAGCAATATCCTGCGTGCGCTCATAAGCCCTGATGACGGCAGCCAGACGGGCATTTGAACACGGTTTTATTACAAAACCATGTCGCCCTCAACGCATGCCACTGCGGATCGCAGGCCGGCGCTACTCCGCAGCGCCGGTTTCCTGCTGCAGGTATGCGATCACGCTGGCGCGATCCTCGGGCTTGCGCAGGCCGACAAAGACCATGCGCGTGCCGGGGATGAAATCGCTGGGCCGGAGCAGGAACTTGTCCAGCGTCTCGGCAGACCAGACCACCTCCGAGGCAGTCATCGGATCAGAGTAGGCAAAGCCCGGCGCAAGTCCCGCCTTGCGGCCGATGACACCATGCAGGTTGGGGCCGACCTTGTTCGGCCCGGCGGCCTCCAGGCTATGGCAGGCGCGGCACTGCAGAAATACGATCTGCCCCTTGGCCGGGTCCGCAGTGGCGAGCAGAGCGTTGATGTCGTAGCTGTCCGTTGCAGCCGCGGCTGCCGCCGGTGCGGCGCTGTTGCCTGCGGCCGGCGCACTGTTGACCTGCTGACCGCAGGCCGTCATCAGCGTACCCATGCCGAGTACTGCAATGGCGAATCGAAGGCTTTGAGGCATCTCTTTTTCCCTTTGTCTGTTGACCGGCACTCAGCTTGTTGAATCGGGTGCGGCGCCATTATCGCGCATCAGACCTGCTGCGCGATGAATGGCCTTGCGGATGCGCGGATAGGTTCCGCATCGGCAGATATTGGTAATCGACTGATCGATGGCCGCATCGTCAGGATCAGGTGTGGTTTTCAGGAAAGCGCTGACGGCCATGACCATGCCCGGCTGGCAGTAGCCGCATTGGGGAACCTGCTCATCGACCCAAGCCTGCTGAACCGGATGCAGAAGATCAGCATTGCCCAGCCCCTCGATCGTGGTGACCGACTTGCCCGCCACCGCAGCGACCGGCAGCACACAGCAACGTGCCGCGACACCGTCGATGTGGATGGTGCATGCGCCACACAGCGCAATGCCGCAGCCGTACTTGGTGCCGGTCAGGCCGAGCGTATCGCGCAACACCCACAGCAACGGCATTGCGTCGGGGACATCGACCTCGACGGCGGCATCGTTGAGCGTGAACCTGATCATCGAGCTTGCGGCAAGCGCTTATGCCGTCGCACCCCGGGCCGGATTGACCGTCAGCATGGCCGGATATTCCTGCTCGGCGCGCTTTCGATAGTCGGCCGGCAACTCGTCGATCGAGCGGAGCTTCGCGCCACCCGCATGCCAGACGATGTGACCCGGCCGGTCACCCATATCCATCCATTTGAGCCACGGCATGTGTACCGTCGAACCGAACACGACCGGCACGCTGTCGAGCCGCGTATTCAGGAAATCCTTCTGACTGGCAAACATCGTCTGCTGCTGCCAGCGGGGTGGCGACATGCCGGGCGGATAACGCGTCCAGTTGTGCAGCCAGACCATGTCGCGCGCGAAGGTCCAGTCGAGGATCAGCGGCTCTTCCGGCAGCTGCTCGAGCATGCGGGTGAAGCGGATCCCTTTCACCGAATAGTTGAAACCGCGACCTGCCCCGCCACCCTGCACAGCTGGCACAACCTGGTTGATGGCTCCGGTATAGGGGTTCTTGAACTCTGACAGCGGCGCACCGGTTTCGACATCGTGAAAAAAGGTCAGCGTATTGCCGATCAGCTCGTAGGCGCCGTCCGGCAGATGACGCATCCAGTAGAGTTCCATGCCCTGGAATTTCACGAGCGGCCGCGGATGCTCGCCGGGCACCACACCGAGGATCGTGCCGTCATACCACCACGGCACGTCGCGTTCCCCGAGGCTCGCCGTCATGCGCACCAGGGCGCGCAGGTTGTTCTCCGGCAGCGTGAGGTCCGGCGCACGTGCCGGCGGACTGCCCGCCACACCGGGCAACGCATCGCTGGTGGTACCGAGGGCCAGCAGACCCAGACCGGCAGTGAAGGATCGGCGGGTGACCGGTGTATGCATACGGATACTCGCTCCATGGCCCGCAGGAGGGCCGTTTACAGACCCAGCGCGCCGGGGTTCATCAGGTTCTTCGGGTCGACCGACTGCTTCAGCTCGCGCAGCAAGCGCGCCGCTTCAGGATTGCGGCCGCGCATATACGGATAGGACTTGCCGACCTGCATGTGCACGCCACCGACCGTCGCGAAGATGTCGTTGATCTTCGCCCGCAGCTCGCGGACCAGCGCCCGGCCTTCCGGATTTGCCGGATACTCGGGCAAGGTGTCCAGATACTCTTTGGGCAGAAAACGCTTGTGGAATGGCGTGCGGTCGTCCTCCCAGTAGAACACCGGTTCGTAGAGGAAGACGTGAGTGTTGATCGTCATGTACATCGCGCCCTTCTCGACCTTCGCCTTGCTCATGCGCCCGGCATTCTCCGCGTAGAGCTGCTGCAGCTTCTGGTAAAACTCCTGCATCTTCGAGAAGGGAATGAGTCCGTGCTGCGGCACCCAGCGCTCGCCTTTGGGCCCGAGGAT encodes the following:
- the phoU gene encoding phosphate signaling complex protein PhoU, whose amino-acid sequence is MESESFSHHISRRFNAELEHLRSEVLRMGGLVEQHLDTAVEAITSGDSEMGLRVSGDDFKINRLEVSIDEECSKLLATRMPAAADLRLIVTVIKIITDLERVGDEASKIGYLASHLAADRELYAPYSELKALGEHVQTMLHDALDAFSRMDVDDALAVIEEDKLVDEEYDQITRQCIALMMEDPRTIRRFMDVTWAARALERIGDHAKNIGEYVVYLVHGRDIRHTEREVVRQELDAARADRTAGT
- a CDS encoding cytochrome c family protein, which gives rise to MTACGQQVNSAPAAGNSAAPAAAAAATDSYDINALLATADPAKGQIVFLQCRACHSLEAAGPNKVGPNLHGVIGRKAGLAPGFAYSDPMTASEVVWSAETLDKFLLRPSDFIPGTRMVFVGLRKPEDRASVIAYLQQETGAAE
- a CDS encoding (2Fe-2S)-binding protein, coding for MIRFTLNDAAVEVDVPDAMPLLWVLRDTLGLTGTKYGCGIALCGACTIHIDGVAARCCVLPVAAVAGKSVTTIEGLGNADLLHPVQQAWVDEQVPQCGYCQPGMVMAVSAFLKTTPDPDDAAIDQSITNICRCGTYPRIRKAIHRAAGLMRDNGAAPDSTS
- the phoR gene encoding phosphate regulon sensor histidine kinase PhoR, with product MPRIWTWTLFRLGFALLAGALIGLIYDSPVLGMLIVALAALGWHLYNLYRLERWLATGSIADIPDGEGAWPPVFARIQFIKTKAKRRGKRFRRLVKELRASTEAFPDGGVILNAQHEILNYNSAARQLLGLKARGDRGQRIENLLRHPDFIAYLRSPAERPVVEIPAPAGGDTWLSCRLIPYGPNQTLLLIRDISQRVRIERVRRDFVANASHELRTPLTVIMGYLDALGDDPEKPSAWRQPVRVMQEQVQRMFRLVEDLLQLSKLESGQSVARDRVVSVSGLIELARRDAQSLPGFCGQIDVQLNSAVNVLGEESELQSVVSNLVANAVRYTPAEGRITISWNVDREGGHLAVVDTGIGMSEADIPRVTERFYRADGGRARQSGGTGLGLSIVKYALRRHDAELEIRSRLGQGSSFICHFPRDRLALS
- a CDS encoding PstS family phosphate ABC transporter substrate-binding protein, producing the protein MKRSLKALTLLVSGAITATAPGVAWSQAARSYISIVGSSTVYPFATVVAERFGGTGKYKTPKVESTGSGGGIKLFCGGVGVQYPDIANSSRAIKPAELKDCVAHGVKDVIEVKIGYDGIVLAESVAAPGLNLTMRDIWLALAKQVPDPKGKQTLVANPYKTWKDLNPQLPAEVIEVLGPPPTSGTRDAFVELAMEGGCKSFPWIKAIKEQDENRFKQICHTMREDGRFIEAGENDNLIVQKLKANRNAVGIFGYSFLEQNSDSVKGSLVDGVAPTFENIASGTYPVSRPLFFYVKKAHIGSIPGIAEYLREFTSLKAMGEEGYLADRGLVPLSPAEYKSVVGQVSKLVAMPLPR
- the phoB gene encoding phosphate regulon transcriptional regulator PhoB, giving the protein MSARRILLVEDELPIRQMIAFNLTRAGFEVDEAGDSASARRQIADLRPDLLLVDWMLPDSSGLELTRTLRREPANRDIPIIMLTARADERDRVLGLDSGADDYITKPFSPRELLSRVNAVLRRSAPAADEPLVAGELRLDPVSHRVYAGEREIGLGPTEYRLLKFLMENPDRVYSRTQVLDNVWGQNVYVEERTVDVHIRRLRQVLEDFAADHYVQTVRGAGYRFSVC
- a CDS encoding DUF1838 family protein; amino-acid sequence: MHTPVTRRSFTAGLGLLALGTTSDALPGVAGSPPARAPDLTLPENNLRALVRMTASLGERDVPWWYDGTILGVVPGEHPRPLVKFQGMELYWMRHLPDGAYELIGNTLTFFHDVETGAPLSEFKNPYTGAINQVVPAVQGGGAGRGFNYSVKGIRFTRMLEQLPEEPLILDWTFARDMVWLHNWTRYPPGMSPPRWQQQTMFASQKDFLNTRLDSVPVVFGSTVHMPWLKWMDMGDRPGHIVWHAGGAKLRSIDELPADYRKRAEQEYPAMLTVNPARGATA